The Cyprinus carpio isolate SPL01 chromosome A19, ASM1834038v1, whole genome shotgun sequence genome has a segment encoding these proteins:
- the LOC109111344 gene encoding eukaryotic translation initiation factor 1b-like, which yields MSAIQNLQTFDPFADATKGDDRLPAGTEDYIHIRIQQRNGRKTLTTVQGIADDYDKKKLVKAFKKKFACNGTVIEHPEYGEVIQLQGDQRKNICQFLTDIELAKEEQLKVHGF from the exons ATGTCCGCTATCCAGAACCTCCAAACTTTTG ACCCCTTTGCTGATGCAACTAAGGGTGATGATCGGCTCCCAGCTGGGACTGAGGACTACATCCACATAAGAATTCAACAGCGGAACGGGCGGAAGACTCTGACCACGGTTCAGGGCATAGCCGACGACTATGATAAAAAGAAGCTAGTCAAGGCCTTCAAGAAG AAATTTGCCTGCAATGGGACTGTGATCGAGCACCCTGAGTATGGTGAAGTAATTCAGCTGCAAGGTGATCAGCGCAAGAACATTTGCCAGTTTCTCACTGAT ATTGAACTGGCCAAAGAGGAGCAACTCAAAGTCCACGGGTTCTAG